In Humulus lupulus chromosome 6, drHumLupu1.1, whole genome shotgun sequence, a single genomic region encodes these proteins:
- the LOC133782066 gene encoding uncharacterized protein LOC133782066, translated as MENFHGGNNYTKPSRIKIPPGMKAQQLMIVKGGRYQTNTISPSFDLIADDPDHKSSIIRYLRSGSPIAGNLVLAEEQVIDATKICHPYPHYCGNGGSGHSGFVSRGFGPSSVLSPMKNMMDRSPPVYRTPVKAVEGEEVLVMDGVPVSGGVGRSSRSVADSSSSGKSQYKTENFHSREDSGNSRYSSKIQVAHGKENLRPTRLVTKNKTETPVSSKPNNSPGQSSCSPNSCFPLQVMTPTRSASPATSRGTTSSDMASRDWCPLDDGLIVTLPHSSSTEKSPSRGVNAYINGVLYGPARKRLPVFSGFRSD; from the exons ATGGAAAACTTTCATGGCGGTAACAATTACACGAAACCTTCGAGAATCAAAATTCCGCCGGGGATGAAGGCACAGCAGTTGATGATTGTGAAGGGCGGCCGTTACCAAACCAATACCATTAGCCCGAGCTTCGATTTGATTGCCGATGATCCTGACCATAAGTCGTCGATCATTAGGTACTTGCGGTCTGGGTCTCCGATCGCCGGAAATCTTGTCTTGGCCGAAGAACAGGTGATCGATGCTACAAAAATTTGTCATCCCTACCCCCATTACTGCGGTAATGGTGGTTCTGGACACAGCGGTTTCGTCTCCAGAGGATTCGGACCGTCTTCGGTGTTGTCGCCGATGAAGAACATGATGGACCGGTCGCCGCCGGTTTACAGGACACCAGTGAAGGCGGTGGAAGGAGAGGAGGTTTTGGTAATGGACGGAGTTCCGGTTAGTGGCGGAGTTGGAAGGAGTTCGAGATCTGTTGCTGACTCGTCTTCTTCGGGCAAGAGTCAGTACAAAACAGAAAATTTCCATTCTAGGGAAGATTCTGGAAACTCTCGTTACAGCTCTAAAATCCAG GTTGCTCATGGAAAAGAAAACCTCCGTCCAACTCGTTTGGTCACCAAAAACAAAACTGAG ACACCAGTGAGCAGCAAGCCTAACAATAGCCCAGGACAATCCTCCTGTAGCCCAAACTCCTGCTTTCCTCTTCAGGTTATGACACCAACCCGATCAGCCTCACCCGCCACATCAAGGGGCACCACCTCCTCAGACATGGCCTCAAGGGACTGGTGCCCTCTAGACGACGGACTAATTGTCACTCTGCCACATTCTTCCTCGACTGAGAAATCTCCATCAAGAGGTGTTAATGCATACATCAATGGGGTTCTTTATGGCCCTGCCAGAAAGAGATTGCCAGTATTTTCCGGATTTCGCTCTGACTAG
- the LOC133782068 gene encoding peroxidase 43 produces the protein MSLILSLFFSLIIGISNAQLRVGFYDRSCPAAEAIVRTVVRNAVVSNPNTAAKLLRLHFHDCFVQGCDGSILIESVPNAEKDAFQHQGVGGFEVIDSAKRELEVICPGVVSCADIVALAARDAITLARGPVYEVPTGRRDGRISNFLLASDMPEVSDSIQLIKAKFLRKGLTERDLVVLTAAHTIGTTACFFMTKRLYNFFPGGGGSDPAINPSFLPVLKARCPPNGDVNTRLPIDQGSEQTFDIHIMQNIINGFAVLESDARLRDDVTTRTLMDSYLGLFNNPLFNRPFFQSDFVDSMVKMGQIGVKTGFQGEIRRTCSRFN, from the exons ATGAGCTTGATTTTAAGCTTATTTTTTAGTCTAATTATCGGCATCTCTAATGCTCAACTTAGAGTTGGCTTTTACGACCGATCATGCCCGGCCGCAGAGGCCATTGTCCGGACCGTAGTCCGAAACGCCGTCGTTTCAAACCCCAACACCGCCGCTAAGCTCCTTCGTCTTCATTTTCACGACTGTTTTGTCCAG GGTTGTGATGGTTCGATTCTGATTGAAAGCGTTCCTAACGCGGAGAAGGATGCATTTCAGCACCAAGGTGTTGGAGGGTTTGAAGTCATAGATTCGGCTAAAAGAGAACTAGAAGTCATATGCCCTGGTGTTGTTTCTTGTGCTGATATCGTTGCCTTGGCTGCAAGAGACGCCATTACCTTG gctcGGGGACCGGTTTACGAGGTGCCGACCGGGCGGAGAGATGGTCGGATTTCGAACTTTCTTCTGGCGAGCGATATGCCAGAGGTTAGTGACTCAATTCAGCTAATAAAGGCTAAGTTTCTTCGGAAAGGTCTCACCGAGAGAGACCTTGTAGTTCTAACTG CTGCTCATACAATTGGAACAACAGCATGTTTCTTCATGACCAAAAGGCTATACAACTTTTTCCCCGGAGGAGGAGGATCTGACCCTGCCATAAACCCTAGTTTCCTTCCGGTGCTGAAAGCGAGATGCCCTCCGAACGGCGACGTCAACACGCGGTTGCCGATCGACCAAGGCAGCGAGCAAACATTTGACATTCACATCATGCAGAACATCATCAATGGATTTGCTGTGTTGGAGTCTGATGCTAGGCTTAGAGACGATGTCACTACAAGAACCCTAATGGACTCCTACCTTGGTCTCTTTAATAATCCTCTCTTTAATCGACCCTTTTTCCAATCAGATTTTGTTGACTCCATGGTCAAGATGGGCCAGATTGGTGTCAAGACTGGTTTCCAGGGAGAGATTAGGAGAACTTGTAGTAGATTCAACTGA